From the genome of Geoglobus ahangari, one region includes:
- the proS gene encoding proline--tRNA ligase: MLPPKSNFSEWYHEIIQQAQIMDIRYPVKGLYVWFPFGFKLRNLVYGKLKEIMDREHDEVYFPALIPETELGKEGQHIKGFEDEVYWITHGGLDELDVKLALRPTSETAMYPMFKLWIRSHADLPLKVYQVVNVFRYETKHTRPLIRLREITSFKEAHTAHRNYEEAEENVKKAISAYKEFYDSLAIPYMVIKRPEWDKFPGADYTIAFDTIMPDGRTLQIGTVHHLADNFAKTFDIKYETPNGDHAYVHQTCYGISERCIASLISIHGDDVGLVLPFDFAPHQIVIIPILYKGKEELVMSLADRVYETLKGMGFRVVMDTSDDRPGAKYYRWELFGVPIRIEIGPREAESNEVVVSFRDEKVKRKVPAEELTEERIREWGREMHERLRERAYREMVEKIRYFDNLGEIAEWIGKGVALFHLCESLECGEKVEEEAKAGVLGQLVEIPEGIKVSKEGQCIVCGREGKLNAIAKSY, translated from the coding sequence ATGCTTCCTCCCAAATCAAACTTCTCGGAGTGGTATCACGAGATAATCCAGCAGGCTCAGATAATGGACATAAGGTATCCCGTCAAGGGGCTGTATGTCTGGTTCCCGTTTGGCTTCAAGCTCAGGAACCTTGTTTACGGGAAGCTCAAGGAGATCATGGACAGGGAGCATGACGAGGTCTACTTCCCAGCCCTAATCCCCGAAACCGAGCTCGGTAAGGAGGGTCAGCACATAAAGGGTTTTGAGGATGAGGTCTACTGGATCACTCATGGAGGGCTTGATGAGCTGGACGTGAAGCTCGCCTTAAGGCCGACAAGCGAAACGGCGATGTATCCGATGTTCAAGCTCTGGATAAGGAGCCATGCCGACCTCCCTCTCAAGGTATATCAGGTTGTGAACGTTTTCAGGTACGAGACCAAGCACACCAGACCGCTGATCAGGCTGAGGGAGATCACGTCCTTCAAGGAGGCTCACACAGCCCACAGAAACTACGAGGAGGCGGAGGAGAACGTCAAGAAGGCGATCTCGGCGTACAAGGAGTTCTACGACTCCCTCGCCATCCCATACATGGTCATAAAGCGCCCGGAGTGGGACAAGTTCCCCGGCGCAGACTACACGATTGCCTTCGACACGATCATGCCCGACGGCAGAACCCTTCAGATCGGCACAGTTCACCATCTGGCCGATAACTTTGCCAAGACGTTCGACATAAAGTACGAGACTCCAAACGGAGACCACGCCTACGTGCACCAGACTTGCTACGGCATATCCGAGAGGTGCATAGCCTCGCTCATAAGCATACACGGGGATGACGTTGGCCTCGTGCTCCCATTCGACTTTGCACCTCACCAGATAGTCATAATCCCGATCCTCTACAAGGGGAAGGAAGAGCTCGTCATGAGCCTGGCCGACAGGGTTTACGAGACGCTGAAGGGCATGGGCTTCAGGGTCGTGATGGACACCAGCGACGACAGGCCGGGAGCCAAGTATTACAGGTGGGAGCTCTTCGGAGTGCCGATCAGAATAGAAATAGGGCCGAGGGAGGCTGAGAGCAACGAAGTGGTGGTGTCCTTCAGGGACGAGAAGGTGAAGAGGAAGGTTCCTGCAGAAGAGCTGACGGAGGAGAGGATAAGGGAGTGGGGCAGGGAGATGCACGAGAGGCTGAGGGAGAGAGCCTACAGAGAGATGGTTGAGAAGATCAGGTACTTCGACAATCTGGGCGAGATTGCAGAGTGGATTGGAAAGGGCGTAGCACTCTTCCACCTCTGCGAGAGTCTGGAGTGTGGAGAGAAGGTCGAGGAGGAGGCGAAGGCAGGGGTGCTTGGACAGCTCGTCGAGATTCCGGAAGGGATTAAGGTTAGCAAGGAGGGACAGTGCATAGTCTGCGGAAGAGAGGGCAAGCTGAACGCGATAGCGAAGAGCTACTGA
- a CDS encoding MBL fold metallo-hydrolase, protein MEVEVIELTSSFKLYRVGFVNYYVYSGEKTVLIETGLSCTASKLLEELDEDVDSILITHAHFDHITGLSVLLEQYPEAEVGGHAGIARLLGKEKVLKSWFKDDVEVCGESYDGEKLRIDRGLGEGDVFHGLEIYEVPGHSPDSLSVYHRGENVLLVSDSLGYFTSSGKVIPLFFYSYDQYLSSIDRIAGFRPEIFGVGHVKYFTGRECDHAVRRAREEAVRLAEMVKSGMEDEKLLEYFIVDELKFYPKEAMKASAMLLKRRVLESD, encoded by the coding sequence ATGGAGGTCGAGGTAATCGAGCTGACGAGCAGCTTCAAGCTCTACAGAGTGGGATTCGTGAACTACTACGTCTATTCTGGGGAAAAAACCGTGCTCATCGAGACCGGGTTGAGCTGCACAGCAAGCAAGCTTCTCGAGGAGCTGGACGAGGATGTGGATTCCATACTGATAACTCACGCCCACTTCGACCACATAACCGGCCTTTCTGTCCTTCTGGAGCAGTACCCCGAAGCAGAGGTGGGGGGGCATGCAGGTATTGCGAGGCTGCTTGGGAAGGAGAAGGTGCTCAAATCGTGGTTTAAAGATGATGTTGAGGTGTGCGGAGAGAGCTATGACGGGGAGAAGCTGAGAATTGACAGGGGGCTGGGAGAGGGGGATGTGTTCCACGGACTCGAGATTTACGAAGTTCCGGGACACTCTCCAGACTCTCTCTCGGTGTACCACAGGGGAGAGAACGTGCTGCTCGTATCAGACTCCCTCGGATACTTCACATCCTCAGGCAAAGTGATACCGCTGTTCTTCTACAGCTACGATCAGTACCTGAGTTCAATAGACCGAATCGCCGGGTTCAGACCGGAGATTTTTGGCGTCGGACACGTCAAGTACTTCACCGGAAGGGAATGCGATCACGCTGTCAGAAGGGCGAGGGAAGAGGCTGTAAGGCTTGCAGAGATGGTGAAATCCGGAATGGAGGACGAGAAGCTCCTTGAGTACTTCATCGTGGACGAGCTGAAGTTCTACCCGAAGGAGGCCATGAAAGCTTCGGCGATGCTTCTTAAGAGGAGGGTGCTTGAGAGCGATTAG
- a CDS encoding lysylphosphatidylglycerol synthase transmembrane domain-containing protein: MSAVRAIAGIVILALVIFAFRDSLTHILSANPEMFLLAVLSYTILNILLAYRIHYLLRKQGIDVRFFRILRLHYAGMIASDFTPGRAGYFAIPALARGYGIDGSAVLGVILSFQAVEMVVKILGASLAVFYLLTPSSYLGLVVPAILTLIAIAYLWSDIPPRIERLEEVRRRARMTKEHAPFIFSISLAGWVVVGFQWYFLFRALNMNVSFLQAFLLQPLATLLMFAPLTPAGMGIFESGSAFLISLLTGSVSQGVALSLLVRSSTILADLPGILEFLSKR; encoded by the coding sequence ATGTCCGCAGTGAGGGCCATTGCCGGCATTGTTATCCTTGCTCTCGTCATTTTCGCGTTTCGCGATTCTCTGACCCACATACTCTCTGCAAACCCTGAAATGTTCCTCCTCGCGGTTCTCTCCTACACTATCCTCAACATCCTGCTCGCCTATCGAATTCACTACCTCCTCAGAAAGCAGGGGATAGATGTGAGGTTCTTCAGAATCCTGAGGCTTCATTATGCCGGGATGATCGCGAGCGACTTCACCCCCGGGAGGGCAGGGTACTTCGCCATTCCAGCCCTCGCCAGAGGTTATGGAATTGACGGCAGTGCCGTGCTCGGAGTCATCCTCTCGTTTCAGGCAGTGGAGATGGTCGTGAAGATACTCGGCGCATCTCTCGCCGTGTTCTACCTGCTGACCCCCTCAAGCTACCTCGGCCTCGTGGTGCCGGCTATTCTGACCCTGATCGCGATTGCCTACCTGTGGTCTGACATTCCGCCAAGAATAGAAAGGCTGGAGGAGGTCAGAAGGAGGGCGAGGATGACCAAGGAGCACGCGCCGTTCATATTCTCGATCTCCCTTGCAGGGTGGGTTGTCGTTGGATTTCAGTGGTACTTTCTGTTCAGGGCGCTGAACATGAACGTCTCCTTCCTTCAGGCGTTCCTTCTCCAGCCTCTGGCAACCCTGCTCATGTTCGCCCCCCTGACTCCCGCGGGAATGGGGATATTCGAGAGCGGCTCCGCGTTCCTCATCTCCCTGCTAACCGGAAGCGTCTCTCAGGGGGTGGCCCTTTCCCTGCTCGTAAGGAGCTCGACCATCCTTGCCGACCTCCCCGGCATCCTCGAGTTTCTTTCAAAGAGGTGA
- a CDS encoding dolichyl-phosphate beta-glucosyltransferase — protein MISVILPAYNEAKRLERSVETLAKYLQDNFSEFEIIIAEDGSTDGTDEIARRLAEKYEFVTHLHSDERLGRGKALNRAIANARFEFVMYMDVDLSTDLNHVKEVYSALEEGYDVAIGSRLMPESLATRPFFRELPSRIYNLLVRILLGSKVRDHQCGFKGFRKSRIMRILERIEDNHWFWDTELLVLAQREGLRVKEIPVRWEHGGESKVSVLGDSVYMFRNILRMMK, from the coding sequence ATGATATCGGTCATACTTCCCGCTTACAACGAGGCAAAAAGACTCGAGAGGAGCGTCGAGACACTCGCAAAGTACCTTCAGGATAATTTCAGCGAGTTCGAGATAATAATAGCCGAGGATGGCTCCACGGACGGAACAGACGAGATAGCGAGAAGGCTCGCTGAGAAGTATGAATTTGTAACCCATCTGCACAGCGATGAGAGGTTGGGGAGGGGAAAGGCCTTAAACAGGGCTATAGCAAATGCAAGATTCGAGTTCGTGATGTACATGGACGTTGATCTCTCCACCGACCTAAACCACGTGAAGGAAGTTTACAGCGCATTGGAGGAGGGTTACGATGTTGCCATAGGCTCGAGACTCATGCCGGAAAGCCTCGCCACAAGGCCATTCTTCAGAGAGCTTCCGTCGAGGATATACAACCTCCTCGTGCGAATTCTGCTTGGCTCGAAGGTTAGAGACCATCAGTGCGGGTTCAAGGGGTTCAGGAAAAGCAGAATCATGCGGATTCTGGAGAGGATAGAGGACAATCACTGGTTCTGGGACACCGAGCTTCTCGTCCTCGCCCAGAGGGAGGGGCTGAGGGTTAAGGAGATTCCGGTCAGGTGGGAGCACGGAGGAGAGTCCAAGGTAAGTGTGCTCGGGGACAGCGTTTACATGTTCAGGAACATCCTCAGAATGATGAAATGA
- a CDS encoding DUF2103 domain-containing protein, with the protein MKCRTCFSELDEDYDFCLRCGSRNVLLCGLHSGDVLTLVLVGDSGVRYLTFKEYEEWESRRNLYEVVWEKLHRKRAGEVVVSGRDVESIVKAERMLRLTSLYSARILTSEPLPLHEFAERLERFVRVRDEIPRVSIPVGEKIGGAHSTIIGGREGRDLVMRLASSEFVKKVVPGVIENKGTTTGSVRLKLTRCDDRGNIRGLLIHGGSVQQIHVITTAKNREEGEVVMRELRSLL; encoded by the coding sequence ATGAAGTGCAGAACCTGTTTTTCGGAGCTTGATGAGGATTACGACTTCTGCCTCAGGTGTGGGAGCAGGAACGTACTGCTCTGCGGGCTGCATTCAGGAGACGTGCTGACTCTGGTTCTCGTTGGAGACTCCGGCGTGAGGTACCTGACCTTTAAGGAGTACGAGGAGTGGGAGAGCAGGAGAAACCTCTACGAGGTGGTCTGGGAGAAGCTCCACAGGAAGAGGGCTGGGGAGGTTGTCGTGTCTGGCAGAGACGTGGAGAGCATAGTGAAGGCGGAGAGGATGCTGAGGCTGACGTCTCTCTACAGCGCAAGGATTCTCACGTCAGAGCCACTGCCACTCCACGAGTTTGCTGAGAGGCTGGAGAGGTTTGTCAGGGTGAGGGATGAGATTCCGAGGGTGAGCATCCCTGTCGGGGAGAAGATTGGCGGCGCGCACTCCACAATCATAGGTGGAAGGGAGGGTAGGGATCTGGTCATGAGGCTCGCCTCTTCGGAATTCGTCAAGAAGGTGGTGCCGGGGGTCATAGAGAACAAGGGCACGACAACCGGAAGCGTGAGGCTCAAGCTGACGAGGTGCGATGACAGGGGCAACATCAGGGGGCTCCTGATTCACGGAGGGAGTGTCCAGCAGATCCACGTCATAACCACCGCCAAAAACAGGGAAGAGGGAGAGGTTGTGATGAGGGAGCTAAGATCCCTCCTTTAG
- a CDS encoding molybdenum cofactor biosynthesis protein MoaE produces MKVCLVKGDAWKIKEELDRRGRAIVVEKGKGGEEGVVFGEDSVSFSVSPMNLRDVLEVLADLGYDYALLSGFMREEVSNLGIFIPEIESAEEAEKAEDCETLKSIMRKLKKSTGSEFCGAMGVFIGFVRKISEGKEVVRLEYEKYEDIFDRVRKEIEEEIMRYEGVRGVRIYHRVGTLMPGEDIVYVIVMAEHRKHLWEPLHRAVELFKARLPVWKKEVYVDGEVWAHDRDLKEGS; encoded by the coding sequence ATGAAGGTCTGTCTGGTTAAAGGCGATGCGTGGAAAATTAAGGAGGAACTCGACAGGAGGGGCAGGGCAATAGTCGTTGAGAAGGGGAAAGGCGGTGAGGAGGGAGTTGTTTTTGGTGAAGACTCGGTGTCGTTCTCAGTCTCGCCGATGAACTTAAGAGACGTGCTGGAGGTGCTCGCCGATCTGGGGTACGACTACGCCCTTCTCAGCGGGTTCATGAGGGAGGAGGTGTCTAACCTCGGGATCTTCATTCCGGAGATTGAGAGCGCCGAGGAGGCTGAGAAGGCGGAGGACTGCGAGACACTCAAAAGCATAATGAGAAAGCTGAAGAAAAGCACAGGCTCAGAGTTCTGCGGTGCGATGGGCGTTTTCATCGGATTCGTCAGAAAGATCTCGGAGGGGAAGGAGGTCGTCAGGCTTGAGTACGAGAAGTACGAGGACATCTTCGATAGAGTGAGGAAGGAGATCGAGGAGGAGATCATGAGGTACGAGGGTGTCAGGGGGGTCAGAATATACCACAGGGTCGGCACGCTGATGCCAGGTGAGGACATAGTCTACGTGATCGTGATGGCTGAGCACAGAAAGCACCTCTGGGAGCCGCTGCACAGGGCAGTTGAGCTCTTCAAGGCGAGGCTGCCAGTCTGGAAGAAGGAGGTCTACGTTGACGGTGAGGTGTGGGCGCACGACAGGGATCTAAAGGAGGGATCTTAG
- a CDS encoding metallophosphoesterase, with protein MKIIAVSDTHVRRFDDLPERLVRLMDSADMVVHAGDFVSADVLDEFERRYEFVGVYGNSDDAEVKERLNETEVFEVEGVKIGLIHRGNFINEFHDLGYKARELGVDLLVFGHIHRFVVERFGRIIVACPGSPTQPRLSASSCAVISVEDGRMEIDFELVQEFACGIDVRLRT; from the coding sequence ATGAAGATCATCGCAGTCTCGGACACTCACGTGAGGAGGTTTGATGATCTCCCCGAGAGGCTCGTGAGGCTCATGGACTCCGCAGACATGGTAGTTCACGCCGGAGACTTTGTCAGTGCGGACGTTCTTGATGAGTTCGAGAGGAGGTACGAGTTCGTTGGTGTTTATGGAAACAGCGACGACGCTGAGGTTAAGGAGAGGCTGAACGAAACAGAGGTGTTCGAGGTTGAGGGAGTGAAGATCGGGCTGATTCACAGGGGGAACTTCATAAACGAGTTCCATGATCTCGGCTACAAGGCAAGGGAGCTTGGCGTGGATCTTCTCGTCTTCGGACACATCCACAGGTTCGTTGTGGAGAGGTTCGGCAGGATAATCGTCGCGTGCCCCGGAAGCCCGACCCAGCCGAGACTGTCTGCGTCGAGCTGTGCGGTTATAAGCGTTGAGGATGGCAGGATGGAGATAGACTTCGAGCTCGTTCAGGAGTTCGCCTGCGGGATAGATGTGAGGCTCAGAACCTGA
- a CDS encoding mechanosensitive ion channel family protein, translating to MIDVLGLTVYGDVTLYDFVVAFLVMFFAVLLAKFATSNLRRALSEKLKKDQLELLLKVVNFAILLIAFLSISPLLGINLSGLLVAGGITGIVIGFASQSVVANLISGLFLLWEKPIKLGDQINVDGISGFVEDINIMSTIVRTYDGLYVRIPNEKLFTSKITNYVANVARRFEYVVGIRYSDDAEKAVEIVKRVVEDEPFVLKNPAPVVFVDSLGDSAVNLVIRVWAPVSVWYDVKMSLLSKIKVELERNGIEIPFPQRVVWFANELNLRTEGE from the coding sequence ATGATAGATGTGCTCGGCCTGACGGTTTACGGGGATGTCACGCTGTACGACTTCGTTGTTGCGTTTTTAGTGATGTTCTTCGCGGTTTTGCTGGCGAAGTTTGCCACATCCAACCTCAGAAGGGCCCTCTCGGAGAAGCTGAAGAAGGATCAGCTGGAGCTCCTGCTCAAGGTGGTGAACTTCGCCATACTGCTCATCGCCTTCCTGTCGATCTCCCCCCTCCTCGGGATAAACCTCTCGGGACTCCTCGTCGCTGGAGGCATAACTGGTATTGTCATAGGTTTTGCGAGCCAGAGCGTGGTTGCGAACCTGATCTCCGGTCTGTTCCTTCTCTGGGAGAAGCCGATAAAGCTCGGAGACCAGATAAACGTGGACGGCATCTCCGGGTTTGTTGAGGACATAAACATCATGTCCACCATTGTCAGAACATACGACGGGCTTTACGTGAGAATCCCCAACGAGAAGCTCTTCACGTCGAAGATCACAAACTATGTTGCCAACGTGGCGAGGAGGTTCGAGTACGTGGTCGGGATCAGGTACTCGGACGATGCAGAGAAGGCCGTTGAGATCGTCAAGAGGGTTGTTGAGGATGAGCCGTTCGTGCTGAAGAATCCCGCTCCTGTAGTTTTCGTTGACAGCCTTGGGGACAGTGCCGTGAACCTCGTCATAAGGGTGTGGGCTCCCGTTTCTGTCTGGTACGACGTGAAGATGTCCCTGCTCAGCAAGATAAAGGTGGAGCTTGAGAGGAACGGCATCGAGATCCCGTTCCCGCAGCGTGTCGTGTGGTTTGCCAACGAGCTCAACCTCAGAACAGAAGGGGAATAG
- a CDS encoding DUF432 domain-containing protein, with product MSLFGIYDLDEVEIEADGVRITLERHPEHYIYRREFGGNTVEKVILSKKGRLVINPVEPVNLPKQVCHHLEISFKKRVIVEPKYRETFFLTFPVEIGVFTTGKGDIELIDVFSFVKPKYTLYGDPRNGLICRYWESEPSLSLPNPDPLREGVMRLEIRNTESEWVEVSRVVFNVYLMSIYYSDDLVFSNAEMEVTSKKVAETRFLLSPLRDGMRKAVEIFTPRKVPGLTKRFFMEWGL from the coding sequence ATGAGTCTCTTCGGCATATACGATCTGGACGAGGTGGAAATTGAAGCTGATGGAGTTAGGATCACTCTTGAAAGGCACCCGGAGCACTACATTTACAGGAGAGAATTTGGAGGCAACACGGTAGAGAAGGTGATACTCTCGAAGAAAGGGAGGCTTGTAATAAATCCCGTAGAGCCCGTGAACCTCCCGAAGCAGGTCTGCCACCACCTTGAGATATCCTTCAAAAAGAGAGTCATCGTTGAGCCGAAGTACAGGGAGACTTTCTTTCTGACGTTTCCTGTAGAGATCGGAGTGTTCACGACGGGAAAGGGAGACATAGAGCTGATAGACGTTTTCTCGTTCGTTAAGCCGAAGTACACGCTCTACGGAGACCCGAGGAACGGGCTGATATGCAGGTACTGGGAGAGTGAGCCGAGCCTGTCCCTCCCCAACCCAGATCCGCTGAGGGAGGGAGTTATGAGGCTCGAGATCAGGAATACTGAGAGCGAGTGGGTTGAGGTAAGCAGGGTGGTCTTCAACGTGTATCTCATGAGCATATACTACAGCGACGATCTCGTTTTCTCAAACGCGGAGATGGAGGTGACGTCGAAGAAGGTCGCCGAGACGAGGTTCCTCCTCTCACCCCTCAGAGACGGGATGAGGAAGGCCGTGGAGATCTTCACACCGAGGAAGGTTCCGGGCCTGACCAAGAGGTTCTTCATGGAGTGGGGACTATGA
- a CDS encoding type II secretion system F family protein, with amino-acid sequence MTQWLFRNGETEFSEKFSVWVPKRLVKFYRARYEKRRDKYSWLERDLISSRLPVTVPKLLAIALFYPAILLPVFAFVSVAISKKIGYIYLMYSNKEIPPELKVIKDVPVEFSFQKPDVFVVEVLSFVILTLALLYLTRVAILRYPRLVVSQRRSKIESTLPHVVNIMLGMTKGGTPLLEIIKTVAEERTVTGEVGKEFSVIIREVMMFHRDIISAMRYVANTTPSPKLSEFLEDLISVVEGGGSLSDFLEFKSAHYIEERERYHEIFINSLEILAEVYVSLFVVAPLFTLIVFIVMGMMGEDIHTVSRVIVYGYIPLGGLLFIWLIRSMMRSEKAGWVSGKVIPVFLRARVVENGRENAFAYRTDFKSKLMTKVAAVRRRLNLPELLKNPEYTLIVTLPASIFVIAAMKPYKPETVLGVLFAVIAVPYVVLYEYRNRMIRKLEEELPEFLKQLGSLNESGLTLVAALRVLSTTNLGALTKEVMNIRKDVEWGRLITEALQRFDERVGSNVVSKVVSILVKALEATDNVKAAIFTAATDAEMYLEFRKRIANEMFVYTVIVYITFAVFLFTVVVLNQNFVKVFGSISVPESFVGTSFTFPDAEKLTTLFYHATLLNGFFSGLVAGVMGAGSLKSGLKHSLIMVLASILVFHQFVGVSL; translated from the coding sequence ATGACACAGTGGCTGTTCAGAAACGGAGAAACGGAGTTCTCGGAGAAATTCAGCGTATGGGTTCCAAAGAGACTTGTAAAGTTCTACAGAGCGAGATACGAAAAACGCAGAGACAAGTACTCCTGGCTGGAGAGAGACCTCATCTCATCGAGGCTGCCGGTAACCGTTCCCAAGCTGCTTGCCATCGCCCTGTTTTACCCGGCAATCCTGCTTCCGGTCTTCGCGTTCGTTTCGGTGGCCATCTCGAAGAAAATAGGGTACATTTACCTCATGTACTCGAACAAAGAGATCCCCCCGGAGTTAAAGGTAATAAAAGACGTGCCAGTGGAGTTCTCGTTCCAAAAACCAGACGTGTTTGTTGTAGAGGTGCTGTCCTTCGTGATCCTGACGCTGGCGCTGCTGTACCTCACGAGGGTTGCCATACTGAGGTACCCGAGACTTGTCGTGTCCCAGCGGAGGTCGAAAATCGAGTCAACGCTGCCTCATGTTGTTAACATAATGCTGGGAATGACCAAGGGAGGAACGCCTCTCTTGGAGATCATAAAGACTGTGGCGGAGGAGAGAACGGTAACCGGGGAGGTCGGAAAGGAGTTTTCGGTGATCATAAGAGAGGTCATGATGTTCCACAGGGATATAATTTCCGCGATGAGGTACGTGGCAAACACAACGCCATCACCCAAGCTGTCAGAGTTCCTCGAGGATCTGATAAGCGTTGTGGAGGGTGGTGGAAGCCTCAGCGACTTTCTCGAGTTCAAGTCAGCCCACTACATAGAGGAGAGGGAGAGGTACCACGAGATATTCATCAACTCCCTCGAAATACTCGCAGAGGTTTACGTCTCGCTTTTCGTGGTTGCGCCTCTATTCACCCTGATTGTGTTCATCGTCATGGGGATGATGGGCGAGGACATACATACTGTCTCCAGAGTCATAGTCTACGGGTACATACCGCTCGGTGGGCTTCTGTTCATCTGGCTGATCAGGTCGATGATGCGTAGCGAAAAGGCCGGGTGGGTTAGCGGAAAGGTCATCCCCGTGTTTCTGAGAGCCAGAGTTGTGGAGAACGGGAGGGAGAACGCATTTGCATACCGAACAGACTTCAAATCCAAGCTCATGACCAAGGTTGCTGCAGTGAGAAGAAGGCTCAATCTTCCGGAACTCCTGAAAAATCCCGAGTACACACTGATTGTCACACTGCCAGCCTCCATTTTTGTCATCGCGGCGATGAAACCCTACAAGCCCGAGACCGTGCTTGGCGTGCTCTTTGCCGTCATTGCAGTTCCCTACGTGGTGCTCTACGAGTACAGGAATCGCATGATCAGGAAGCTTGAAGAGGAGCTTCCGGAGTTTCTCAAACAGCTCGGGAGCCTAAATGAGAGCGGTCTCACGCTTGTTGCAGCCCTCAGAGTTCTCTCCACCACGAACCTCGGAGCGCTGACGAAGGAGGTCATGAACATAAGAAAGGATGTGGAGTGGGGCAGACTGATAACGGAAGCTCTCCAGAGGTTTGACGAGAGGGTCGGAAGCAACGTCGTCTCCAAGGTCGTTTCGATCCTCGTGAAGGCCCTTGAGGCGACAGACAACGTAAAGGCGGCAATATTCACCGCCGCGACTGATGCTGAAATGTATCTGGAGTTCAGGAAGAGGATAGCCAACGAGATGTTCGTTTACACGGTCATAGTGTACATAACCTTCGCAGTCTTCCTGTTCACGGTTGTCGTGCTCAACCAGAACTTTGTAAAGGTCTTTGGAAGCATCTCGGTTCCGGAGTCGTTTGTTGGGACAAGCTTCACGTTTCCGGATGCCGAGAAGCTGACCACCCTGTTTTACCATGCCACCCTGCTCAACGGCTTTTTCAGCGGCCTTGTGGCGGGTGTTATGGGAGCCGGAAGTCTTAAATCTGGACTGAAGCATTCACTTATAATGGTTCTCGCCTCAATACTGGTGTTCCACCAGTTCGTCGGCGTGAGCCTGTGA